From Elaeis guineensis isolate ETL-2024a chromosome 16, EG11, whole genome shotgun sequence, a single genomic window includes:
- the LOC105059511 gene encoding uncharacterized protein: protein MRGMPFSLQEEGGLEVLIAGKEEKSLFWGGGGGGGCGNNKRRKGLLEGLEPRSVLDNRRSPSPPTSTSTLSSSLGGGGASSDNAGVAAVSDNLGAHKWPATAASISTANPSMEEGRKEEWAAELQPIAAASLEGGGDKCGGVGLGAVEDWEVMLSESAASPGQEQTFLGWIMGDIDDPAGLKHHQLPPPELDGGGTAGGAFGLVDPVFRLDPIGSLGGGGAATSISASNPSPLASSVTSAGLFGPTSSSSSVVKAPTFGLATLPNSTVFPLAPPNNLTLARSVQPSVFYQEPVEEKPPLLGPSLLSSQYQQSQAPQNPAFFLPLPQFDAQPPAHLLPPQPNRHHALSVDQMAPKTPFSDSAGPDFFLRRCQPQPQAFPPPFHLQQCPKVASGGEAAAAAAAQQQQALVEQLFKVAELVEAGNTVSARGILARLNHQLPSPMGKPLLRSVFYFKEALHLLTSTDALHPLPPPPSPLATPLDVVLKLGTVKAFSDVSPVLQFTNFTSIQALLEELGAASRIHVVDFDIGVGGQWSAFMQELAQRRCTTAGASSPSLKITAFASRCSHHPLELHLTRENLSHFAADLNIPFEFNVLSLDPFDPSPLLSLSSGSEAIAVNLPIGSAVHPLAPTLLRLVKQLSPKIVISVDHGCDRSDLSFARHFVQAFQSCTVLLDSIDAAGTDMEVANKIERFLVQPRIENAVLGHHRTADKMLPWRALFNSAGFVPVQFSNFTETQAECLLKRVQVRGFHVEKRQASLSLCWQRGELVSVSAWRC from the coding sequence ATGAGGGGGATGCCCTTTAGTCTccaagaggaggggggcttgGAAGTCTTAATAGCAGGGAAAGAGGAAAAGAGCCTCTTttggggcggcggcggcggcggcggttgTGGGAACAATAAGCGGCGGAAGGGACTGCTGGAGGGGTTGGAGCCTCGGTCGGTGCTGGATAATAGAAGGAGCCCCAGCCCTCCAACGTCCACTTCCACCCTGTCTTCCTCCCTGGGCGGCGGCGGCGCTTCCTCCGACAACGCCGGCGTGGCGGCGGTCTCCGACAACCTCGGCGCCCACAAATGGCCCGCCACCGCCGCGTCCATCTCCACCGCCAACCCTTCAATGGAGGAGGGCCGGAAGGAGGAGTGGGCGGCGGAACTCCAGCCCATCGCAGCTGCCTCCCTTGAGGGTGGTGGCGATAAGTGCGGTGGCGTTGGCCTTGGCGCTGTGGAGGATTGGGAGGTGATGCTCTCCGAATCCGCCGCCTCCCCCGGGCAGGAGCAGACGTTTCTCGGGTGGATCATGGGCGACATTGACGACCCCGCCGGCCTCAAGCACCACCAGCTTCCCCCACCGGAGCTTGACGGCGGCGGCACCGCCGGTGGCGCCTTCGGCCTCGTTGATCCGGTCTTCCGCCTTGACCCCATCGGCAGTCTCGGAGGCGGGGGAGCGGCTACCTCGATCTCCGCCTCCAATCCTTCTCCATTGGCATCCTCTGTTACCTCCGCAGGTTTATTCGGCCCCACTAGCAGCAGCAGCAGCGTTGTCAAAGCTCCGACCTTTGGGCTTGCGACCTTGCCGAACTCCACCGTCTTCCCTCTGGCTCCGCCGAACAACCTTACTTTGGCGCGCTCTGTACAGCCGAGCGTCTTCTACCAGGAACCCGTGGAGGAGAAGCCACCCCTCTTGGGCCCGAGCCTCCTCTCGAGCCAGTACCAGCAATCCCAGGCACCACAGAACCCGGCGTTCTTCCTCCCCCTCCCCCAATTCGACGCCCAGCCGCCGGCCCACCTTCTCCCGCCCCAGCCAAATCGCCACCACGCCCTCTCCGTCGACCAGATGGCCCCGAAGACCCCTTTCTCCGACTCAGCCGGCCCGGACTTCTTCCTTCGCCGCTGCCAGCCTCAGCCGCAGGCTTTCCCACCTCCTTTCCACCTCCAGCAGTGCCCCAAGGTGGCCTCTGGCGGCGAGGCGGCTGCTGCCGCCGCCGCCCAGCAGCAGCAGGCATTGGTCGAGCAGCTCTTCAAGGTGGCGGAGCTCGTCGAGGCCGGGAACACCGTTAGCGCCCGTGGGATATTGGCGCGGCTCAATCACCAGCTCCCCTCCCCCATGGGGAAGCCTCTCCTCCGCTCCGTCTTCTACTTCAAGGAGGCCCTCCACCTCCTCACCTCCACCGACGCCCTCCACCCCCTTCCCCCTCCTCCCTCCCCTCTCGCCACCCCCCTCGACGTCGTCCTCAAGCTCGGCACCGTCAAGGCCTTCTCCGACGTCTCCCCTGTCCTTCAATTCACCAACTTCACCTCCATCCAGGCCCTCCTCGAGGAGCTCGGCGCCGCTTCCCGCATCCACGTTGTTGACTTCGACATCGGCGTCGGCGGCCAGTGGTCCGCCTTCATGCAGGAGCTCGCCCAGCGCCGCTGCACCACCGCCGgcgcttcctccccttccttaaaaATCACAGCTTTCGCCTCCCGCTGCTCCCACCACCCCCTCGAGCTCCACCTCACCCGCGAGAACCTCTCCCACTTTGCAGCCGACCTCAACATCCCCTTCGAATTTAATGTCCTCAGCCTCGACCCCTTCGACCCCTCCCCGCTCCTCAGCTTATCCTCTGGCAGCGAAGCCATTGCCGTCAACCTCCCCATCGGCTCTGCTGTCCACCCCCTTGCCCCGACCCTCCTCCGCCTCGTCAAGCAGCTTTCTCCGAAGATTGTCATCTCCGTCGACCACGGCTGCGACCGCAGCGACCTGTCCTTCGCCCGCCACTTCGTGCAAGCTTTCCAGTCCTGCACTGTCCTCCTGGATTCCATCGATGCCGCAGGCACCGACATGGAGGTGGCCAACAAGATCGAGCGCTTCCTGGTGCAACCTAGGATTGAGAATGCGGTGCTGGGCCACCACCGGACTGCCGACAAGATGCTCCCCTGGCGGGCACTCTTCAATTCGGCCGGCTTCGTGCCCGTGCAGTTCAGCAACTTTACCGAGACGCAGGCCGAGTGCCTTCTGAAGCGGGTGCAGGTGAGGGGATTCCATGTGGAGAAGCGCCAGGCTTCGCTCTCCCTCTGCTGGCAGCGAGGGGAGCTTGTCTCGGTGTCGGCCTGGAGGTGCTGA